The following proteins are co-located in the Cardiocondyla obscurior isolate alpha-2009 linkage group LG12, Cobs3.1, whole genome shotgun sequence genome:
- the Recq4 gene encoding ATP-dependent DNA helicase Q4: protein MELFEDPVFKTKYLKNKLRVKRWESDFMEKYGRKPNKNDIKEADISIKEAYKIYWKLKTRALEETLTDITFCDDVQDNISNESPRKVINSSRQDKNSSPNKATKDTENIDPYDIKCPNKSEDSCNQLSSTSSEGTWGSHLNKNKEVPKRKPLLVGRSSSFQLSRNKFESSTFTKRNPRKSLSSAKIKSKSDSTDKLTTDSKDDTNAVSNETKSIFDESVKVTFEKSKLVVPYSISAVQQLADGHVTGVNRNLNPGWLERCAKENLDMTTLNPHNSQRLSGTSDSGIESMESSIYSPKTLIPAAHSISPHHLSDEEDFICNSESEEENKNKRIRNFKRLGDQDGPPQKRQCIRTDYNSTIIKSNDITNDSDMSKVTSCIDRSFNVLHTDGEKNKIDNDKVINNIQTNINVINESVKIDEDISNLHSTNVESGILKSTGENEEDLSDEKSVKRVLRRKVKQVLSDDSDSDYVEEKDKKTKARAKNITRTRTTTKSTNQRNKKKTGEDDDKKSNVKRRSSRRKSNLNEDEKQDSGSEMKNIPIYGIESLETIPRFEITTGTGNLITQFTKSVCIDEMEKDTSRPSTSSTKMSAKEKLEKKIAAGTMNDNFVRINLKKKVFVRGKKNFNFGKYKKNQWKQRKKELASSERNLDAADLIEKNGMACFKCGESGHFSKNCSASKGDALIPLEEIDDSISNFPTLEEAEKMANEKAVVVHSHKIEQLPERPSYFTEKASQDEEDLAELFTDDFPDFDEKSVALTSRHKVPEELLSKLIQPQVGAIDPLYNVNEDGSLIETPPEVFEALRMFGHKSFRDGQEKAVMRILSGQSTLVTLSTGSGKSLCYQLPAYLYAQRSGCITLVISPLVSLMDDQVTGVPSFLYAACLHTSQTPKVREQVMQLVKDGKVNILLVSPEAVVAGEKSTGFGALLRQLPPIAFACIDEAHCISQWSHNFRPSYLMVCRVLKEKLKVKTVLGLTATATNSTAESIIKHLNIHDGMAGVISDVPLPKNLVLTVSKDENKDRALIALLRSERFRECDSVIVYCIRREECARVAGLLRTTLQDSRNPEPNSRISKIAEAYHAGMTAYRRKLVQKEFMKGKIKIVVATIAFGMGINKSDIRAVIHYNMPGTFEGYVQEVGRAGRDNLTAHCHLFLNSTQNSDKWELRRHIHANGVDRHTIRHLLQRIFIPCSCAKMNKNGQRCPGHEVALPIDETVQALDITQETISTLLCYLELHPKKFVTVLSSAYVRARVSSYKGPQALKLAAQSSPPLAMAIALDVKNGISHENSNLIEFPVIDVASAIGWDSGVVKSHLKSLEWQTGVDGRMKRSAISVQYDKLGLRVRAPGDLTDIELDEALDALIAHTQSQESSCLQQLELISSALNKISMSSIKDCLVSDDDIMKKSEELKTTIRKYFQSDSSLSDLDINYQNKMTNEQQIASDVRNLVLRYRDTKFTGRAVARIFQGIQSPNYPALIWSKCRFWRVYIESDFNTICKIATKEILALRNPITD, encoded by the exons ATGGAGCTTTTCGAAGATCCCGTTTTTAAAACTAAGTACTTGAAGAATAAGCTTCGCGTGAAGCGATGGGAGAGCGATTTTATGGAGAAATACGGACGCAAACCTAACAAG AATGACATAAAGGAAGCAGATATATCCATCAAAGAggcgtataaaatatattggaaattaaaaacacGAGCACTCGAGGAAACTCTTACCGATATCACGTTCTGTGACGATGTACAAGATAATATCTCGAATGAGTCGCCTCGAAAGGTGATTAACAGCTCAAGGCAAGATAAGAACTCAAGTCCAAACAAAGCTACAAAAGACACAGAAAACATAGATCCTTATGATATTAAATGTCCAAATAAAAGTGAAGATTCCTGTAATCAGCTGAGTTCAACAAGTTCTGAAGGAACCTGGGGCAGTCATCTGAACAAGAATAAAGAGGTACCGAAAAGGAAACCCTTGCTGGTTGGTCGGTCTTCCTCTTTCCAATTATCTAGAAACAAGTTTGAGAGCTCAACATTTACCAAGCGAAATCCAAGAAAGTCTTTGTCATCTGCCAAGATAAAAAGCAAATCTGATAGCACTGATAAATTGACTACTGACAGCAAGGACGATACAAACGCAGTTAGCAACGAAACAAAATCTATTTTTGACGAATCGGTAAAAGTAACTTTTGAAAAAAGTAAGCTGGTTGTTCCGTACTCCATTAGTGCTGTTCAACAGCTAGCAGACGGCCATGTGACTGGCgtaaatcgtaatttaaatCCGGGCTGGTTAGAGCgttgcgcgaaagaaaatttagacATGACGACACTTAACCCTCATAATTCTCAGAGACTTTCAGGTACTAGCGATTCTGGAATAGAATCTATGGAATCTAGCATTTATTCTCCGAAAACTTTGATTCCTGCTGCACATTCTATTTCACCGCACCATTTATCCGATGAAGAAGATTTCATATGTAATAGCGAGTCTGAGGAAGAGAATAAAAACAAACGTATTAGAAACTTTAAGAGACTGGGGGACCAAGATGGTCCTCCCCAAAAACGGCAATGTATTCGTACTGATTACAATTCGACCATAATTAAATCTAACGATATTACTAACGATAGCGATATGTCTAAGGTGACTTCCTGTATCGACAGGAGTTTTAATGTATTGCATACAGatggagagaaaaataaaattgacaatgacaaagtaattaataatattcaaacaaatataaatgtaataaacgaATCAGTTAAGATTGATGAAGACATAAGCAATTTACATTCGACGAATGTTGAATCGGGCATTTTAAAATCGACGGGTGAAAACGAAGAGGATTTGTCTGATGAAAAATCCGTAAAACGTGTATTACGTCGAAAAGTGAAGCAAGTATTGTCCGATGATTCGGATTCCGATTACGTAGaggagaaagataaaaaaactaaagccagagcaaaaaatattacacggACACGTACCACTACGAAATCTACGAaccaacgaaataaaaagaaaacagggGAAGATGATGACAAAAAGTCCAATGTAAAAAGGAGATCTTCCAgaagaaaatcaaatttaaatgaaGACGAAAAGCAAGATTCAGGCTcggaaatgaaaaatattccgaTATATGGCATCGAATCGTTGGAAACGATTCCTCGATTTGAGATTACAACTGGAACTGGCAATCTTATCACGCAATTTACCAAATCTGTTTGCATCGATGAGATGGAAAAAGATACCTCGAGACCCTCAACATCGAGCACGAAAATGTCTGCAAAGGAAAAGCTAGAGAAAAAAATCGCTGCCGGAACGATGAATGATAATTTCGTCAGGATAAATCTGAAGAAAAAGGTATTTGTACGAGGCAAGAAGAACTTTAACTttggtaaatataaaaagaaccAGTGGAAACAAAGGAAGAAGGAACTGGCGTCTAGTGAGAGGAACTTAGACGCGGctgatttaattgaaaaaaatggtATGGCATGCTTTAAATGCGGTGAGTCCGGGCATTTCTCCAAAAACTGCTCGGCTTCCAAAGGCGATGCTCTCATACCTTTGGAAGAAATCGATGACTCGATCTCAAATTTTCCAACCTTGGAGGAAGCTGAAAAGATGGCAAATGAGAAAGCGGTTGTCGTTCACAGTCATAAAATTGAGCAGCTTCCCGAAAGACCATCCTACTTTACTGAGAAGGCTTCGCAGGACGAAGAAGACTTGGCGGAATTATTTACTGACGACTTTCCGGATTTCGACGAAAAAAGCGTTGCGTTAACTTCGAGACATAAAGTACCTGAGGAATTgctatcaaaattaatacagcCTCAAGTGGGAGCGATTGATCCATTGTATAACGTGAACGAAGACGGTAGTCTAATCGAAACTCCCCCGGAAGTTTTTGAAGCATTACGTATGTTTGGTCACAAGAGTTTCCGTGATGGTCAAGAAAAGGCAGTGATGAGAATCCTATCCGGTCAGTCTACTCTGGTAACGCTATCGACAGGTTCTGGGAAGTCTTTATGTTATCAGCTGCCCGCGTATTTGTACGCCCAACGTTCTGGTTGTATTACTTTAGTAATTTCACCGCTAGTCTCTTTGATGGACGACCAAGTAACCGGCGTACCTTCGTTTCTGTACGCCGCGTGTCTACATACCAGCCAGACGCCGAAAGTAAGAGAACAAGTGATGCAGCTAGTAAAAGATGGTAAAGTAAATATTCTGCTAGTATCGCCAGAAGCAGTGGTAGCCGGCGAAAAATCCACTGGCTTCGGCGCTTTGCTCAGGCAGCTACCGCCAATTGCGTTCGCCTGCATCGACGAGGCTCACTGTATTTCTCAGTGGTCGCACAATTTCCGACCTTCTTACTTGATGGTTTGCCGGGTCCtgaaagaaaagttaaaagttAAAACCGTTCTGGGACTCACAGCTACTGCCACAAACTCGACAGctgaaagtataataaagcaTTTAAACATACACGATGGCATGGCCGGCGTTATATCGGACGTACCCTTGCCTAAGAATCTCGTTTTAACGGTATCGAAAGATGAGAACAAGGATCGAGCTTTGATCGCGCTATTGAGAAGCGAGAGATTCCGCGAATGTGATTCTGTGATAGTGTACTGCATTCGTAGAGAGGAGTGTGCAAGGGTCGCAGGACTGTTAAGGACAACGCTACAG GATTCACGAAATCCCGAGCCAAATTCGAGGATATCTAAAATAGCCGAGGCGTATCACGCTGGTATGACAGCTTACAGACGCAAGCTTGTGCAGAAAGAGTTTATGAAggggaaaattaaaattgtggtTGCCACTATTGCATTCGGAATGGGTATTAATAAATCGGACATTCGAGCCGTCATTCATTACAATATGCCTGGCACCTTCGAAGGATACGTGCAAGAAGTCGGTCGTGCTGGAAGGGATAATCTTACAGCACATTGCCATTTATTCTTGAATTCTACG CAAAACAGTGACAAATGGGAATTACGCAGACATATACACGCAAATGGTGTCGACAGACATACGATTAGGCATCTACttcaaagaatttttattccctGTTCTTGTGCAAAGATGAACAAAAATGGTCAAAGATGTCCTGGTCACGAAGTTGCTCTTCCGATCGACGAAACCGTTCAAGCTCTTGACATTACGCAGGAAACAATTTCAACGTTATTATGCTATCTCGAATTACATCCAAAGAAATTCGTTACTGTGCTATCGTCCGCATACGTTCGAGCGCGTGTTTCAAGTTATAAAGGACCACAAGCTCTCAAGCTAGCCGCGCAATCT TCTCCGCCGCTTGCGATGGCAATAGCGCTGGACGTGAAAAACGGGATCTCACATGAAAATAGTAATCTTATAGAATTTCCAGTGATCGATGTTGCATCAGCTATCGGATGGGACAGCGGCGTGGTAAAAAGTCATCTCAAGAGTTTAGAATGGCAAACAGGAG TTGATGGAAGAATGAAACGTTCAGCTATATCTGTACAGTACGATAAACTCGGTTTACGCGTGAGAGCACCTGGCGATCTTACTGACATTGAATTAGATGAGGCACTCGATGCATTGATCGCACATACTCAATCTCAAGAATCCTCGTGTTTGCAGCAACTAGAATTAATATCCTCTGCGCTGAATAAAATCAGCATGTCGTCAATTAAAGACTGTTTAGTCTCGGATGACGACATTATGAAAAAGTCGGAGGAACTTAAAACTACTATCAGAAAATACTTCCAATCAGATTCTTCTTTAAGTGatctcgatattaattatcaa aaCAAAATGACAAACGAACAACAGATCGCAAGTGATGTTCGCAATTTGGTACTACGTTACAGAGATACTAAATTCACAGGTCGTGCTGTTGCTCGTATCTTTCAGGGAATACAAAGTCCTAATTATCCTGCACTGATTTGGAGCAAGTGTCGTTTTTGGAGAGTTTATATCGAATCAGACTTCAATActatttgcaaaattgcaaCCAAGGAGATTCTAGCGTTACGGAATCCAATAACAGactga
- the LOC139107218 gene encoding uncharacterized protein has translation MIESDNRCFLSFGLFHQSCERRINMDRTYVDKETGEDLIHSYYDCDICRSTDSTTVNDAETGEPEDSLVDHTAVRCHVRKVPFQIPKEVKEKATKRRHHMELEPVPTGASFGQINPVCLFLPAIIYFRWFLALLMLFEVVLHVWAHHKNKTLKNASVYFRSPFHDISAEFCALCQNEMCMNRVGKMHQIRMHKFLRQCNYMKRVVT, from the exons ATGATCGAATCCGACAACCGGTGTTTTTTGTCGTTTGGTCTTTTCCATCAGTCGTGCGAACGACGAATCAATATGGATCGCACGTACGTCGACAAGGAGACCGGGGAGGATTTGATACATTCGTACTACGATTGTGATATTTGCCGTTCGACTGATTCGACGACGGTGAACGATGCGGAGACCGGCGAGCCGGAAGACAGCCTCGTGGACCATACGGCAGTAAGGTGTCACGTTAGAAAAGTCCCGTTTCAG ATACCaaaagaagtaaaagaaaaggcgACGAAAAGACGCCATCATATGGAACTGGAACCGGTACCAACGGGTGCTTCTTTCGGCCAGATTAATCCTGTCTGTCTATTTCTACCGGCAATTATTTACTTTCGTTGGTTCCTCGCTCTATTGATGCTATTCGAG GTCGTTCTGCATGTGTGGGCACATCATAAGAACAAGACTCTGAAAAACGCCAGTGTGTATTTTCGTTCACCATTTCACGACATATCGGCCGAATTCTGTGCCCTTTGCCAAAACGAAATGTGCATGAATCGCGTCGGAAAGATGCATCAGATTCGAATGCATAAATTTCTGCGGCAATGCAATTACATGAAAAGAGTTGTAACGTGA